The following nucleotide sequence is from Bacillota bacterium.
ACCCCACTGGGCAAGAACCGCTTCCTGTGCTTCACGGTGGGAGAAATAGCTGTCGGGGACTTCCTCCAACAAGGTTTTTTCGTAGATTTTCCGGCATTCGGAGACAATCCTGTCTTCCATCATCCACGAGGTGCAGATAACCTCGGCCGGAACCAATCGTTGCCACTCGGCCCTGATCAGGTCCTCTGCATTTTCGCCGGATACTTCCGTGGCCCAGAAGCCCCCCGTGGAAATATCCGTGATGGCCAGCCCGTAATAATTATCAGTATCCTTGAGAAGGGAAAGCAGGTAGTTGTTGTGGTTGTTCCGGAGCATGGACTCGTCGATAACCGTTCCCGGTGTAACGATACGGGTCACCTCGCGTTTTACCAGCCCACCCCCTGCCGTGGAGGGTTCCTCGGTCTGATCGCATATTGCAACCTTGTGGCCCTTTTCAATCATACGCGGCAGATAGTTGTCGATGGCGTGTATGGGTATCCCGGCCATGGGAACGGGGTCTTTTTTGTCCGTATCCCTGGTAGTCAGCACCAGGTCCAGTTCATGCGATGCAACCCTTGCATCATCAAAAAAAAGCTCGTAAAAGTCCCCTACCTGAAAGAAGATAATTTTATCTGCATGTTCTTCTTTGATCGACATGTACTGCTCCATCATTGGCGTCAGCTTGCCCAATTTGTCTCCATACCTCCGGTTAAAATATGTCTCCTATATTCTTTCTTTTTCTGGCTCCCCCGAAAGATGCCATGTCCCGGCTTGCTCTATGCGCAGATCAATCAGATGTCCTTCCATGTCCGGGTTGCCCTTGAAATGAACCAACTTGTTGGTCCTTGTTCTCCCGGTAAGTTTGTGGGGATCATTTTTGCTGACACCCTCCACGAGGACTTCCGCAACCGAACCGACCAGTTCAGAATTGATCTGCAGGCCTATCTCCTGCTGTTTCCTGTTCAGGTCCATGATTCTAGCTCTTTTTACTTCCCGGGGTATCTTGTTTTTCATTTTGCTTGCCGGTGTGCCCCGGCGCTCCGAATAGAGAAAGGAAAATGCTGCATCGAATCTTATCTCCTCGATCAGGGCCATCGTTTCCATGAAATCTTCTTCTTCCTCACCGGGGAAACCGATGATGAAGTCGGTAGTTATCGCCGCATCGGGGATGTATTCCCTGATTGTCTCCACCAGGCGGATGTAGTATTCACGGGTATATCCGCGGTTCATCTTCTTGAGAATGCGGTTACTGCCCGATTGAATGGGCAGATGAAAATGTTCACATATATTCTCCGAACGTGCAATCACATCGATAATCCTTTCTTCAAAATCACGCGGATGAGAGGTCATGTACCTGATCCTGCTGATTTCCGGCACTTTGCTCAATTCATCAAGTAGCTGGTGAAAACGGTTTTCACCGGCAAGGTCTTTCCCGTAAGCATTGACATTCTGCCCCAGAAGGGTAACCTCCCTGTAGCCCGACTGCCCCAGTTCCTTTACCTCGTTGACAATCTGGTGCAGGGGGCGGCTGCGTTCCCGCCCCCTCACATGAGGAACGATGCAATATGAACAGAAGTTGTTGCAGCCGTATATTACAGGAACCCAGGCCTGGAAACGGTTTTTCCTGGAGACCGGCAGGCCCTCCCTGTCAAGATCTACTTCGCCTGTTTCAATGACAATTTTTCCCGTGTTTCTGGCCATTTCCAGCAGGCGCGTAAAATGTGGCAGTACATGTGTACCAAAAAGAATATCTACATGCTTGAATTTACGGGCAAGTCGATCGGCCACATCGCGTTGCTGTACCATGCAGCCTCCCACAGCCAGCATACGATCCGGGCGTTCTTTCTTCCATGGTATCAGTTCCCCCAGCAATGTTGATACTTTGTCCTCCGGCTTTTTACGGACGGCGCATGTATTGATGATCAGCAAATCGGCTGTATCGATACACGGCGCAGGAAACAGTCCCTCCTCCTTCAGCTGACCGGCCAACAATTCACTATCATGATCATTTATCTGACACCCCAGGGTGATGATATAGTAGCTGTGCGGTTTGTTGATATGATGCAAGAGACAACATCTCATTTCTGATTGCTTCAGGTTAATACCCGGGCCAGGGCCCTTTCAAATCATCTTTTATTATATCAAAGAAAACGATCGGATGGTAACCGCATCAATAAATAACAGCCCGTACCGGAGGCCAGATTCAAGAGCGGAACCCTCGTAGATATTGCTCGCTGGAAAAGGCATCCCCGGGGTATTTTATCATGCAGACTGAATACTTTGGTTCAAGCGCCGCCGTGTAAGAGCAGGTATTCCGAGGATGTATCGGGAAAAGACTAATCCGGGGGAAGAAGTAGTTTTCTGATGATAGAGGAAAGATCCTTGAAATCAGGCTTGCTCACCTGGGCATCCGCGCCGACACTGAAACCCTTGTGGCGCAGATCATCCGTTATCAGCGATGAAAAGATGATCGTCGGCAATCTTTTGAGCAGAGGATCGGATTTGATCTTTTTGATCAGATGATGTCCATCCATCTGTGGCATCTCGATATCCGTTATGACCAGTTGAACCGTATCCAGGAGATCTTCTTTCAATTCGCGGGCCAGGTTCTCCAGATATCCCCATGCCATTGCCCCATTTTCAAAAACTTGCAAATTGTGATAGCCTATCTGCGGTAAATAATCGGTAAGGATCTTTCGCAGTGTCGGTGAATCTTCGGCTATGATGATCTGTCTGGACGATTTGTCCGCGGGGATTTCCATGATTTCTTCCGGCCCTGATTCATCAACAGCATGGCTGAGTTTGACGTCAAAAAGAATATTTTCAAAATCAAGCAACAACACGAGATGTCCTTCCACACCCCTGATCAACCCGATTATACAACCATTTGTTTGAAGAATATGCGGGGGTTTATGAATTTGCTCCCATGAGACCCTGTGGATGCGGACAACAGAGTTGATCCGGAAAGCAGCCTTCAATTTGTTCAATTCAGCGATGATGATCTTGTCCTCATCGGTTGCCATGGCATCGGGATAATCCAGGTAGGAAGTCAGGTCAATCAGGGGAATGGTCTCCTCCCTCAAGATGATCAGGCCCTCGATACTCCTGTGGGCATGAGGGGTTCTGGTCACGGGGACCAGGTTGATAACTTCCCTTACTTTGATTACGTTTATGCCCAGGGAATTCTCTCCAACCTTGAATTCGAGTATTTCTACTTCATTTGTTCCGCTTTCCAGCAAAATAGCGTCTTCTGCCATCGATGTGCTCCTCGTAAATCAGCCCATGTGGATTAGAAGGGAAAGTTGTATTGCTGCAAGTTCAATTCACGCTGCAGTTCTTTCATTTCTTTTTGCAGTACCTCCCCCACGGGAACACCCCTGTTTTTCCGGTCCAGCCAGGCTTCGTATTCTTTTTCCCCTGCCGTGTAGATCCTGCTTTCCCCGGGGGCTTTCATGGAGTTCCGCAATTCCCTCAAAATATTTCCGGTGGTCCTCTTGAACGATTCAATTTCAATGAAGTGGCTTATATCTATAGCCATGAAAAAATGGCCGAGTCGATGCGGCACCTTCTTCCCGTTCTCCAACCCCACGAGCATTTTGAGAAAAGCGCCCCCTTGCAACGCCGAAGATAAAATTTCCACCAATGTGGCATAACCGTAGCCCTTGTAACCAGCATTCTCATCTCCAATTCCGCCGAGGGGGGCGAGTGCAGCTTTGCCTTCGACCAGATCGACCAGTACCTGATGGGGATCTGTCCTGGATTTTCCGTCGAGGTCAATCACCCAGCCGGAAGGCATTTCCCTGTTTTCACGTGCATACAATTCGATCTTGCCCCTCTGGGTAACCGAGGTGGCGCAATCGATAACAAAAGGAAATTCTTCGTCCGTGGGCAGCCCGAAAACAAGCGGGTTGGTACCAAGCATATTTTCGACCCCGAATGTGGGGGCTATGGAAGGCCTTGCATTGGATCCGGTAATACCGATCTGATCCTGATCAGCGGCCATGAGGGCATAATATCCGGCAATGCCGTAATGGGATGAATTTCTCACGGCAACCATTCCCAGGCCATATTTCTGTGCTTTCTTGATAGCCATTTCCATTGATTTTTTCCCGATAACATGCCCCATACCATCATGTCCATCGATTACCGCTGTTGTCGGCCCTTCCTTGACAATTTCCATGTTGGTAATCGGGGACAGGATGCCATCCTTGATACGATCATAATAGATCGGTTTCAGGCGCCCTATCCCGTGGGAGTCAATACCCCTTTTATCAGAAGTGATCAGCACGTCTGCACAGATGCGAGCATCATCTTCCGGAACTCCTGCACCCATGAATACGTCTACCATGAATTTTTCCATCGTGTCAAAATCGATCCAGACAATTTTTTCCGGCATGAATGTGTTTGGTTCCCCCTTCGCTGGCCATTATCCGTTCATT
It contains:
- the miaB gene encoding tRNA (N6-isopentenyl adenosine(37)-C2)-methylthiotransferase MiaB; translation: MRCCLLHHINKPHSYYIITLGCQINDHDSELLAGQLKEEGLFPAPCIDTADLLIINTCAVRKKPEDKVSTLLGELIPWKKERPDRMLAVGGCMVQQRDVADRLARKFKHVDILFGTHVLPHFTRLLEMARNTGKIVIETGEVDLDREGLPVSRKNRFQAWVPVIYGCNNFCSYCIVPHVRGRERSRPLHQIVNEVKELGQSGYREVTLLGQNVNAYGKDLAGENRFHQLLDELSKVPEISRIRYMTSHPRDFEERIIDVIARSENICEHFHLPIQSGSNRILKKMNRGYTREYYIRLVETIREYIPDAAITTDFIIGFPGEEEEDFMETMALIEEIRFDAAFSFLYSERRGTPASKMKNKIPREVKRARIMDLNRKQQEIGLQINSELVGSVAEVLVEGVSKNDPHKLTGRTRTNKLVHFKGNPDMEGHLIDLRIEQAGTWHLSGEPEKERI
- a CDS encoding chemotaxis protein CheV, which translates into the protein MAEDAILLESGTNEVEILEFKVGENSLGINVIKVREVINLVPVTRTPHAHRSIEGLIILREETIPLIDLTSYLDYPDAMATDEDKIIIAELNKLKAAFRINSVVRIHRVSWEQIHKPPHILQTNGCIIGLIRGVEGHLVLLLDFENILFDVKLSHAVDESGPEEIMEIPADKSSRQIIIAEDSPTLRKILTDYLPQIGYHNLQVFENGAMAWGYLENLARELKEDLLDTVQLVITDIEMPQMDGHHLIKKIKSDPLLKRLPTIIFSSLITDDLRHKGFSVGADAQVSKPDFKDLSSIIRKLLLPPD
- a CDS encoding Ldh family oxidoreductase; this encodes MPEKIVWIDFDTMEKFMVDVFMGAGVPEDDARICADVLITSDKRGIDSHGIGRLKPIYYDRIKDGILSPITNMEIVKEGPTTAVIDGHDGMGHVIGKKSMEMAIKKAQKYGLGMVAVRNSSHYGIAGYYALMAADQDQIGITGSNARPSIAPTFGVENMLGTNPLVFGLPTDEEFPFVIDCATSVTQRGKIELYARENREMPSGWVIDLDGKSRTDPHQVLVDLVEGKAALAPLGGIGDENAGYKGYGYATLVEILSSALQGGAFLKMLVGLENGKKVPHRLGHFFMAIDISHFIEIESFKRTTGNILRELRNSMKAPGESRIYTAGEKEYEAWLDRKNRGVPVGEVLQKEMKELQRELNLQQYNFPF